Proteins encoded together in one Anopheles darlingi chromosome 3, idAnoDarlMG_H_01, whole genome shotgun sequence window:
- the LOC125953511 gene encoding protein canopy homolog 4-like, protein MQRLALLLLCALSGLTIHPIYAGPEENEGVKYADRCEACKVLATELQARLSETGRSRDVIELGYSLDDVKPKKRTEYRRSELRLVDTLENVCERILEYNIHKERKDSTRFAKGMSQTFQTLHGLVDKGVKVDLGIPYELWDKPSAEITQMKTQCESLIEGYEHVIEKWYFEKQDEKPLIEYLCVDNVLKNKNTQCLNETLEDSEKKKDKEQEQEKKEEKKKSKKKKQKKQDKEEL, encoded by the exons ATGCAGCGACTAGCGCTCCTCTTGCTCTGTGCCCTATCGGGCTTAACGATTCATCCGATCTACGCTGGACCGGAAGAGAACGAAGGCGTCAAGTATGCGGACCGTTGTGAGGCGTGCAAAGTGCTGGCCACCGAGCTGCAGGCCCGTCTTTCAGAAACCGGCCGTTCTCGCGACGTGATAGAACTCGG GTATTCGCTGGATGATGTGAAGCCAAAAAAGCGCACCGAGTACCGGCGCAGCGAACTGCGGTTGGTGGATACGCTCGAGAACGTTTGCGAGCGCATCCTCGAGTACAACATCCATAAGGAGCGCAAGGACAGTACACGGTTCGCGAAAGGCATGTCGCAAACGTTCCAAACGCTGCACGGTCTGGTGGACAAGGGCGTTAAGGTCGATCTGGGCATCCCGTACGAGCTGTGGGACAAACCGTCGGCCGAGATAACGCAGATGAAGACGCAGTGCGAATCGCTGATCGAGGGGTACGAGCATGTGATCGAGAAGTGGTACTTTGAGAAGCAGGACGAGAAACCGCTGATTGAGTACCTGTGCGTGGACAATGTGCTGAAGAACAAAAATACCCAGTGTCTCAATGAGACGTTGGAGgatagcgagaagaagaaggataaggagcaggaacaggagaagaaagaggagaaaaagaaatcaaagaagaagaagcagaagaagcaggacAAAGAAGAGCTGTGA